In Paenibacillus algicola, a genomic segment contains:
- a CDS encoding ABC transporter permease — MARLSKAGVMNKHQPEDFLSLRAASAMASREIKLGFRSAWAYSFMALFVLLSLALLLIQQQSSGGYTGTTGAVMNLLLYLLPLMALLLGSFSIAAEREEGGWQLLSTYPISTCGYVTGKFAGTLAVLLIIVAAGFGLSGLVSFLVTQTYTFSTYILFLTFSACLIVSFLSLSLLIGALSSNRWQALTLSVAVWFLLVLGWPTLIIAVLGMLPYLWIKPVLMTLVFLNPAELSRLFLVIKLGGGAVLGPEYYKWVGLMAQPEGTLIFLSVSTVWMVLLLGLSAWIMQRRRTHV; from the coding sequence ATGGCCAGGCTGAGCAAGGCGGGGGTCATGAATAAGCATCAGCCGGAGGATTTTCTAAGCCTGAGAGCGGCGTCCGCGATGGCTTCCCGGGAAATCAAGCTGGGCTTTCGCAGCGCATGGGCTTACTCCTTCATGGCTCTGTTCGTCCTCCTCAGCCTGGCTTTGCTGCTGATCCAGCAGCAAAGCTCCGGAGGGTATACCGGGACGACCGGGGCTGTGATGAATCTGCTCCTGTATCTGCTTCCGCTCATGGCGCTGCTGCTCGGCTCCTTCTCTATTGCAGCCGAACGAGAAGAGGGGGGCTGGCAGCTTCTCTCGACATATCCCATCAGCACCTGCGGATATGTCACGGGGAAATTTGCAGGCACACTGGCTGTCCTGCTAATCATTGTTGCGGCCGGCTTCGGCCTTTCCGGACTGGTCAGCTTTCTGGTGACACAGACATACACCTTTAGCACCTACATCCTGTTTCTCACGTTCTCAGCTTGTCTGATTGTTTCTTTTTTGAGCCTGTCTCTGCTGATCGGCGCCCTTTCCAGCAATCGCTGGCAGGCCTTGACCCTCTCGGTCGCCGTCTGGTTCCTGCTCGTGCTGGGCTGGCCCACCTTGATCATTGCGGTGCTGGGGATGCTGCCCTACCTCTGGATCAAGCCGGTTCTGATGACACTGGTCTTTCTGAATCCTGCCGAGCTGTCCCGGCTGTTTCTCGTCATCAAGCTGGGCGGCGGAGCGGTGCTCGGTCCTGAATATTACAAATGGGTCGGCTTGATGGCTCAGCCGGAGGGCACCCTGATCTTCTTGAGTGTCAGCACAGTATGGATGGTGCTGCTGCTGGGCCTGTCTGCCTGGATCATGCAAAGGAGGCGAACCCATGTCTGA
- a CDS encoding response regulator, with protein MQPIRILIADDHRHAREGMRELLEPEPSFEVVAEAQTGQEALEHTAVYMPDVILMDINMPGMSGLEATRQIKNNYPYVKIIMVTVSDDITDLFEAIKQGAQGYLLKNITPGAWLEYVRAVALDEAPLTRELAVQLLKEFSTRPPASERSPLTPREQEILEQVAKGKSNRDISTELVISEHTVKNHLKNIMQKLHLDNRVQLTRYAYDQGWVK; from the coding sequence ATGCAGCCGATACGAATTCTTATCGCAGACGATCACCGCCACGCGCGGGAGGGCATGCGCGAGCTGCTGGAGCCGGAGCCGTCATTCGAGGTCGTTGCCGAGGCACAAACCGGGCAGGAGGCCCTGGAGCATACCGCTGTCTACATGCCCGACGTCATTCTGATGGACATCAATATGCCAGGCATGTCGGGCCTGGAAGCCACCCGTCAGATCAAGAACAATTACCCCTACGTCAAGATCATTATGGTCACCGTTTCTGATGATATTACCGATCTGTTCGAGGCCATCAAGCAGGGCGCCCAGGGCTATCTGCTGAAGAACATTACGCCAGGAGCCTGGCTGGAATACGTCAGAGCCGTTGCGCTCGATGAGGCGCCGTTGACCCGTGAGCTGGCCGTACAGCTGCTGAAAGAATTCTCCACCCGGCCGCCGGCCAGTGAGCGTTCTCCGCTGACCCCAAGGGAGCAGGAAATTCTGGAGCAGGTTGCCAAAGGAAAAAGCAATCGGGACATCTCTACGGAGCTGGTGATCTCCGAGCACACCGTCAAGAACCATCTCAAGAACATTATGCAGAAGCTCCATCTCGACAATCGGGTTCAGCTGACCCGCTATGCGTACGATCAGGGCTGGGTGAAATGA
- a CDS encoding ABC transporter ATP-binding protein: MLSLLRYMKPFRGAVLLVLLFTFLQTLSELFLPTLMADIVDKGVVTGDIALIWRVGGIMLAIAAGGVLCSIAASYLAARSAAGLGKILRQNVFSHVENFSLQEFDRIGTASLITRTTNDINQVQQVTIMILRMLVLAPLMCIGGILMAVSRDPGLTTVLLIVLPVLGLAIFLIASKGIPLFKKIQVKIDALGRVTREGLTGMRVIRSFNRVQYEENRFQEANEDLTQVSIRVNKIMGAMMPVMMLVMNMATIAIVWFGGARIQDGYLQVGDLMAFLQYAMMIMFSLIMLSVMFVMIPRAQASAVRINEVLQMQPDIEDPKTAAPAQKGKGRITFQDVTFYYPGAEAPALSNITFEANPGEVTAIIGGTGSGKSTLIHLIPRFYDVTSGTVSLDGVDVRQLTQEQLREAIGYVPQKALLFTGTIAENIRYGKEDATDEEVARAAEIAQADEFISAMEGGYEGLITQGGGNVSGGQKQRLSIARALVRRPEVYVFDDSFSALDFKTDARLRAALKQETTQSTVLIVAQRVSTVMEADRIIVLEEGQIAGIGKHQELMETSSVYREIVASQLSEEEIA; this comes from the coding sequence ATGCTGAGCTTATTACGATACATGAAGCCGTTTCGGGGAGCTGTGCTGCTGGTGCTGTTATTTACGTTCTTGCAGACGCTATCGGAGTTGTTTCTGCCAACCTTGATGGCAGATATTGTGGACAAGGGCGTGGTGACCGGCGATATCGCCTTGATCTGGCGCGTTGGCGGGATCATGCTCGCGATTGCGGCAGGAGGCGTGCTCTGCTCCATCGCAGCCAGCTATCTGGCGGCGAGGTCGGCTGCAGGTCTCGGCAAAATTTTACGTCAGAACGTGTTCAGCCACGTCGAGAATTTCTCGCTGCAGGAATTTGACCGCATCGGCACGGCCTCGCTCATTACGCGCACCACGAACGACATCAATCAGGTGCAGCAGGTGACGATCATGATTCTGCGAATGCTGGTGCTGGCGCCGCTCATGTGTATCGGAGGCATCCTGATGGCCGTTTCGCGCGATCCGGGACTGACTACGGTGCTGCTGATTGTGCTGCCGGTGCTGGGTCTGGCGATTTTTCTGATTGCTTCCAAAGGCATTCCGCTCTTCAAAAAAATCCAGGTCAAAATCGACGCCCTCGGGCGGGTCACCCGCGAGGGATTGACCGGCATGCGCGTCATTCGCTCCTTCAACCGCGTCCAGTATGAGGAGAACCGGTTCCAGGAGGCCAACGAGGATCTGACCCAGGTGTCGATCCGGGTGAACAAAATCATGGGCGCCATGATGCCGGTCATGATGCTGGTCATGAATATGGCGACCATCGCCATTGTCTGGTTTGGCGGGGCACGCATTCAGGACGGGTACCTGCAGGTCGGCGATCTCATGGCTTTCCTGCAGTATGCGATGATGATCATGTTCTCGCTGATCATGCTGTCTGTGATGTTCGTCATGATCCCGCGCGCACAGGCATCCGCAGTCCGGATCAACGAGGTGCTGCAAATGCAGCCTGACATTGAGGATCCGAAGACTGCGGCCCCGGCACAGAAGGGGAAGGGCCGGATTACGTTTCAGGACGTCACCTTTTATTATCCCGGTGCTGAAGCGCCGGCATTATCCAATATTACGTTTGAGGCCAATCCCGGCGAGGTAACGGCGATTATCGGGGGCACAGGCTCCGGCAAATCGACGCTCATTCACCTGATTCCGCGCTTTTACGATGTGACCTCAGGCACAGTCAGCCTGGACGGAGTGGATGTCAGGCAGCTCACCCAGGAGCAGCTTCGGGAAGCCATCGGGTATGTACCGCAGAAGGCTCTGCTATTCACAGGCACGATTGCCGAGAATATTCGCTACGGAAAAGAAGACGCCACCGATGAAGAGGTGGCCCGTGCCGCCGAGATTGCACAGGCCGATGAATTCATATCCGCCATGGAAGGCGGCTACGAGGGATTGATCACCCAAGGCGGGGGCAACGTCTCCGGCGGGCAGAAGCAGCGTCTGTCTATTGCGCGGGCACTGGTACGGCGGCCGGAGGTCTATGTGTTTGATGACAGCTTCTCGGCGCTTGACTTCAAGACCGATGCCCGGCTGCGCGCAGCGCTGAAGCAGGAGACCACACAGTCTACCGTCCTGATTGTAGCGCAGCGGGTGAGCACGGTCATGGAAGCGGACCGCATCATCGTGCTGGAGGAAGGCCAAATCGCCGGCATCGGCAAGCATCAGGAGCTTATGGAGACCAGCAGTGTGTACCGTGAGATTGTAGCATCCCAGCTGTCAGAGGAGGAGATCGCATGA
- a CDS encoding ABC transporter ATP-binding protein — MSGEQQIRSQNASGPPHGGASSHGGGHPRGGGHPRGGGPFGGGPHGPGMPVEKPKDFKGTFRRLAGYLKPHRGKLLLVLAAALLSTLFGILSPKILGEATDVLFDGWKAIQGDPAASIDFAALQQILLWLGGLYLLSSVFAYIQQYVMAGVAQRTVYDLREEVDHKLSRLPLKYFDARSHGETLSRVTNDMDNIASTLQQSLTQLITSLVTLVGVIVMMLWISPLMTLVVILTLPLSVIVTISVAKRSQKQFADQQKHLGQLNGHVEEMYTGHRVVKAFGREKQSIQEFDKVNDKLYEAGWRAQFISGVIMPLMMFIGNIGYVIVSILGGILVTRGSITVGDILAFIQYSRQFTQPITQLANIANVIQSTIASAERVFEVLDEEEEIPEAAGLQQTAAPVRGEVQFRQVAFGYKPDQLLIEDMNVSVAPGQMVAIVGPTGAGKTTLINLLMRFYELNGGAITIDGTDIIDMKRSELRGLFGMVLQDTWLFNGSIRDNIAYGREGASEDDIVRAAEAAHADHFIRTLPDGYDTVLNEEASNISQGQKQLLTIARAILSNPSILILDEATSSVDTRTELYIQKAMKQLMQGRTSFVIAHRLSTIKNADLILVMNKGRIVEQGSHEELLAQEGFYADLYNSQFSEKQQAG, encoded by the coding sequence ATGAGTGGAGAACAACAGATCCGCAGCCAGAATGCCAGCGGACCTCCTCATGGAGGCGCCTCGTCTCATGGCGGAGGGCATCCCCGGGGCGGTGGACATCCCCGCGGGGGCGGTCCCTTCGGAGGCGGACCGCACGGACCGGGTATGCCTGTCGAGAAGCCCAAGGATTTCAAAGGCACCTTCCGGCGGCTGGCCGGCTATCTGAAGCCGCATCGGGGCAAGCTGCTGCTCGTGCTGGCGGCGGCGCTGCTCAGTACCTTATTCGGCATCCTCAGTCCGAAGATTCTGGGCGAAGCGACCGATGTCCTGTTTGATGGCTGGAAGGCGATTCAGGGAGATCCGGCAGCCAGCATTGACTTTGCCGCACTCCAGCAGATTCTGCTCTGGCTGGGAGGCTTGTACCTGTTGAGCTCCGTATTCGCCTATATCCAGCAATACGTGATGGCAGGGGTTGCCCAGCGCACAGTGTATGATCTTCGGGAAGAAGTGGACCATAAGCTGAGCCGCCTGCCGCTGAAATATTTTGACGCCCGCTCGCACGGGGAGACGCTCAGCCGGGTGACGAACGATATGGACAATATCGCCAGCACCCTGCAGCAGAGCCTGACACAGCTCATTACATCTCTCGTGACCCTGGTCGGCGTCATCGTCATGATGCTCTGGATCAGCCCGCTGATGACGCTGGTCGTGATTCTGACGCTGCCGCTCAGCGTGATCGTCACGATCTCGGTCGCCAAGCGTTCCCAGAAGCAGTTCGCAGACCAGCAGAAGCATCTGGGCCAGCTGAACGGCCATGTGGAGGAGATGTACACGGGGCATCGTGTGGTGAAGGCGTTCGGCCGTGAGAAGCAGAGCATTCAGGAATTTGACAAGGTCAATGACAAGCTGTATGAGGCCGGCTGGAGAGCCCAGTTTATCTCTGGGGTCATTATGCCGCTGATGATGTTTATCGGCAACATCGGCTACGTCATTGTCAGCATTTTGGGCGGCATTCTGGTGACGCGCGGCTCCATCACGGTCGGCGATATTCTCGCCTTCATTCAATATTCCCGTCAGTTTACCCAGCCGATTACCCAGCTGGCGAACATTGCGAATGTGATTCAGTCCACGATTGCTTCCGCAGAACGCGTATTTGAAGTGCTGGATGAAGAGGAGGAGATTCCGGAGGCGGCAGGCTTGCAGCAGACGGCTGCACCGGTCCGGGGCGAGGTACAATTCCGGCAGGTGGCCTTTGGCTATAAGCCGGACCAGCTACTGATCGAGGATATGAATGTGTCTGTAGCCCCAGGCCAGATGGTCGCGATCGTAGGGCCAACCGGAGCCGGAAAAACAACCCTCATCAACCTGCTCATGCGCTTCTACGAGCTGAACGGCGGGGCGATTACGATTGATGGCACCGACATTATTGACATGAAGCGCAGTGAGCTGCGCGGCTTGTTCGGCATGGTGCTTCAGGACACCTGGCTCTTCAATGGAAGCATCCGGGACAACATCGCTTATGGGCGGGAAGGCGCCAGCGAGGACGATATTGTACGGGCGGCAGAGGCGGCGCATGCGGATCATTTTATAAGGACGCTTCCGGACGGCTATGATACCGTGCTGAACGAGGAAGCCTCTAACATCTCGCAGGGACAGAAGCAGCTTCTGACCATCGCGAGAGCGATCCTGTCCAATCCGTCCATCCTCATTCTGGATGAGGCGACCAGCAGTGTGGATACCCGAACCGAGCTGTATATCCAAAAAGCGATGAAGCAGCTCATGCAGGGCCGAACGAGCTTTGTCATCGCCCACCGCCTGTCCACAATCAAGAATGCCGACCTGATTCTCGTCATGAACAAGGGACGCATTGTGGAGCAGGGCAGCCATGAGGAGCTGCTGGCCCAGGAAGGCTTCTATGCCGATCTTTACAACAGCCAATTCAGCGAGAAGCAGCAGGCAGGCTGA
- a CDS encoding nitrous oxide reductase accessory protein NosL has protein sequence MRKITWIVFASLLLLLSAGCGREEYAAVPIDEQVDKCPVCNMQVKDNAYAVQLQLKDYRTLKFDDLGDLYVWKQEHGTEDIGAQFVRDYFTLEWLHLKDAFYVYDDGIRTPMAFGMVSFKDEPSAERFMQEYGGGTLLTAAQLEEHEWKSHMDMMEDMHGSQQHQGEEKHGDGQAEQGGGHE, from the coding sequence ATGAGAAAAATAACATGGATCGTATTCGCAAGCCTGCTGCTACTGCTTTCCGCCGGCTGCGGCAGAGAGGAATATGCCGCTGTCCCGATTGATGAGCAGGTCGATAAGTGCCCGGTCTGCAATATGCAGGTCAAGGATAATGCCTATGCGGTTCAGCTCCAGCTAAAGGATTACAGGACGTTAAAGTTTGATGATCTCGGCGATCTGTACGTGTGGAAGCAGGAGCATGGCACCGAGGACATCGGAGCCCAGTTTGTTCGCGATTATTTCACACTGGAATGGCTGCATTTGAAGGATGCTTTTTATGTTTATGATGATGGCATCCGTACCCCCATGGCGTTCGGCATGGTATCGTTCAAGGACGAGCCGAGTGCCGAGCGGTTTATGCAGGAATACGGCGGCGGAACGCTGTTAACGGCGGCGCAGCTGGAGGAGCATGAATGGAAGTCCCACATGGATATGATGGAGGACATGCACGGCAGTCAGCAGCATCAGGGGGAGGAGAAGCACGGAGATGGCCAGGCTGAGCAAGGCGGGGGTCATGAATAA
- a CDS encoding MarR family winged helix-turn-helix transcriptional regulator: MNERENEGDSTPDEPITDTPSSSIEEPPQSQEPPQSQESSLPQEPPQSQEPLLSQEPPQSQEPSPTQAPPCSEAPDLQAPCGEEPEDGWGEAARQLMKSFGLFRKRPWEQMSLGGYTGGEIKVLMTLKFHAAMQETDSLKVSEISSRMGVTSPTITQFINGLEAKGLVTRIMDPQDRRAVRVELTEEGQQIADQAHEAFRAHFKGLVQYLGREESAELARLLTKVYIYWTEHEAAPPPPGSEAKGEE, encoded by the coding sequence TTGAACGAAAGGGAAAACGAAGGCGACAGCACTCCCGATGAGCCTATCACGGACACCCCTTCCTCGAGCATAGAGGAGCCTCCGCAATCGCAGGAGCCTCCGCAATCGCAGGAGTCCTCGCTCCCGCAGGAGCCTCCGCAATCGCAGGAGCCCTTGCTCTCACAGGAGCCTCCGCAATCGCAGGAGCCCTCGCCCACGCAGGCGCCTCCCTGCAGTGAGGCGCCTGACCTCCAGGCTCCTTGCGGCGAGGAGCCGGAGGATGGCTGGGGTGAGGCAGCGCGGCAGCTGATGAAGTCATTTGGGCTGTTTCGCAAGCGGCCGTGGGAGCAGATGTCCCTTGGCGGCTATACAGGCGGTGAAATCAAGGTGCTGATGACCTTGAAATTTCATGCAGCCATGCAGGAAACAGACAGCCTGAAGGTGTCCGAGATCAGCAGCCGGATGGGCGTGACGTCCCCGACGATTACCCAGTTCATCAATGGCCTGGAGGCAAAAGGCCTCGTAACCCGCATTATGGATCCACAGGACCGCCGCGCGGTGCGCGTGGAGCTCACGGAGGAGGGGCAGCAGATTGCGGATCAGGCGCATGAGGCGTTCCGGGCGCATTTTAAAGGGCTGGTGCAGTACCTGGGCCGCGAGGAGAGCGCGGAGCTCGCCCGCCTGCTCACGAAAGTATACATCTATTGGACCGAGCACGAGGCAGCGCCTCCACCGCCGGGATCTGAAGCGAAGGGAGAAGAATAG
- the ccmA gene encoding heme ABC exporter ATP-binding protein CcmA, with product MSETAVLQLEQVSKVIKGQTLLQPLHLKLEAGRILALCGGNGAGKSTLLRLAAGLSSPSSGTVSVLGMNWKRQFKRCADSIGYMPDDFQFGEALTAYETLSFYASLRGAAPARVHELLERTGLREVKDRKVAAFSKGMRQRLLFAQALLAAPPLLILDEPTNGLDPYWMNAFAELVSQCASEGQSVIFSTHQLNVAEQSADEVIFLDAGHVRYQGAAAPLKEQYAQQGGLYGAFADLVMSKAGSSRPAAAP from the coding sequence ATGTCTGAAACAGCCGTATTGCAGCTAGAGCAGGTCTCCAAGGTCATCAAAGGGCAAACCCTGCTCCAGCCGCTCCATCTAAAGCTTGAAGCCGGCCGAATCCTCGCACTGTGCGGCGGCAACGGCGCGGGCAAAAGCACGCTGCTCCGTCTGGCCGCCGGATTGTCCTCCCCCAGCAGCGGCACGGTATCTGTGCTGGGCATGAATTGGAAGCGGCAGTTCAAGAGATGCGCCGACAGTATCGGGTACATGCCGGATGATTTTCAGTTCGGCGAGGCGCTCACGGCTTACGAGACGCTGTCCTTCTACGCCTCTCTCCGGGGCGCAGCGCCGGCCAGAGTCCACGAGCTGCTGGAGCGGACCGGGCTCCGCGAGGTGAAGGACCGGAAGGTCGCGGCCTTTTCCAAGGGCATGCGCCAGCGGCTGCTCTTCGCTCAGGCCCTGCTCGCGGCACCGCCCTTGCTGATCCTGGATGAGCCGACGAACGGACTCGATCCCTACTGGATGAACGCCTTTGCCGAGCTGGTCTCGCAATGTGCCTCTGAAGGACAGAGCGTGATCTTCTCGACGCATCAGCTGAATGTGGCGGAGCAGTCGGCGGACGAGGTTATTTTTCTGGATGCCGGTCATGTCCGGTACCAGGGCGCGGCTGCACCGCTGAAGGAGCAGTATGCACAGCAAGGCGGATTGTACGGAGCGTTCGCGGACCTGGTCATGAGCAAGGCCGGGAGCTCCCGGCCGGCTGCAGCACCATAA
- a CDS encoding right-handed parallel beta-helix repeat-containing protein produces MQFLRPGTVLRAFLLFTVMAAVLLPLGMSADAEESPVPLQPLLDQAQPGEILTLEPITYSGPAVIDKPLTLQGKDVKIVNETSEPALTLLSSGINLEGMNLVHLHRDPAIPAVLLQQVSESRLSGLTIKTLGAGVNLRQAKDVTLRDMTILGSQHPGSSRGNAMDLLDSSGITITGSVIQRMQDGIYVEGGSSLSLVDNEVSGSRYGFHLMFTKDLELLDNRGFGNITGAMVMSVRQASIQNNRFEKQSQNVNAQGLLLFEVYDSTIAGNIAEGNRVGFYIQGSENNRLLSNELRSNFIGIQMLSSADNVLHNNTLTANVVAAQAVDSSGNTSDGNYWDSAPTLDVDGSGFSGLPYSVNPFFLQISGPVPPFQLLFQSPGMPVLEQLFQSGAETWLRDAAPLLEPPASRNAEGEAETGVLLLSLLLLGVGSATILKFRRFST; encoded by the coding sequence ATGCAGTTTCTCCGCCCAGGCACGGTGCTCCGTGCCTTTTTGCTGTTTACGGTTATGGCTGCAGTCCTGCTGCCGCTGGGAATGTCCGCTGACGCGGAGGAGAGCCCCGTTCCGCTTCAGCCGCTTCTGGATCAAGCTCAGCCCGGGGAGATCCTTACCCTGGAGCCAATCACGTACAGCGGTCCTGCTGTTATTGACAAGCCGCTTACGCTGCAGGGCAAAGATGTCAAGATCGTGAACGAGACCTCCGAGCCCGCCCTGACGCTTCTCTCCAGCGGAATTAACCTGGAGGGGATGAACCTAGTCCATTTACACCGGGACCCCGCTATTCCGGCGGTGCTGCTGCAGCAAGTTTCAGAGAGCAGGCTGTCTGGCCTCACCATCAAGACACTGGGGGCTGGTGTAAATTTGAGGCAGGCGAAGGACGTTACACTCCGGGACATGACCATTCTGGGCAGCCAGCACCCAGGGTCTTCCCGGGGCAATGCCATGGATTTGCTGGACTCCAGCGGCATTACTATTACCGGCAGCGTCATTCAGCGAATGCAGGATGGCATTTATGTGGAAGGCGGAAGCTCTCTTTCCCTGGTGGACAATGAGGTATCCGGCTCCAGGTACGGCTTTCACCTCATGTTTACGAAGGATTTGGAGCTGCTGGATAACCGGGGCTTCGGGAACATCACAGGCGCCATGGTCATGAGTGTCCGTCAGGCGAGTATTCAGAACAATCGCTTCGAGAAGCAAAGTCAGAACGTGAATGCTCAAGGGCTGCTGCTCTTTGAGGTGTATGACTCCACCATTGCCGGCAATATCGCCGAGGGGAATCGGGTCGGGTTCTATATTCAGGGCTCGGAGAATAACCGGCTTCTATCCAATGAGCTGCGGAGCAATTTTATCGGCATCCAAATGCTGAGCTCGGCAGACAATGTGCTCCACAACAACACCTTGACCGCCAATGTCGTGGCCGCTCAAGCCGTGGATAGCAGCGGTAATACGTCAGACGGTAACTACTGGGACAGTGCACCGACGCTGGATGTGGACGGTTCAGGCTTCAGCGGCCTGCCGTACTCGGTAAATCCCTTCTTTCTGCAGATTTCCGGTCCGGTGCCGCCCTTCCAGCTGCTGTTCCAGTCACCGGGAATGCCCGTGCTGGAGCAGCTGTTCCAGAGCGGCGCTGAGACGTGGCTGAGGGATGCTGCCCCATTGCTGGAGCCGCCTGCAAGCAGGAATGCTGAAGGAGAAGCAGAGACCGGCGTGCTGCTGTTGTCGCTGCTGCTCTTGGGAGTCGGATCTGCCACTATACTTAAATTCAGGAGGTTCTCGACATGA